The Cylindrospermum stagnale PCC 7417 genome segment TGACAGCCGATTGTGTGCGCTTCGACACTGCTGTAGTGCCATCGGCTGAGATGGAGAAATCTTCATTATCCTGTGTACCCCAAGTTTCTGGAGGTTTTGGCAAGCGCAGAACCTCGCGCCATTTCACCTCACCCCGGTAATCTTGAAGTTGAATCCGCCACCCGTAAGCTTCACCTTCTTGAAGTTGCACTTTAGTTCTAGGGAAAAAAGTGACTTTACCCTGTGAGTCAACTATCTTTACCCCAAACTCAGCTTTACTGACAGATATCGGTTTACCATTGATTAACTGAGAAGATACTGGGGCATTCTCTGCCAAAACAGGAGTTGCATTGATCATCTCAACCCCTATAACCCCAGATATCAGCCAAAAAGAAGCTAGCACAAGCCTAGCAGCCCAAATTCCCATAAACTTCATTTTCCTGTCAGATATTGCTACTTATTCAATTATTCCGCTCTAGATTCCGGGTTCAGGTAAGAAAATAATCACTGATTAAGCATAAATACTCTCGATCACTGTTAGTGGTCAGTCGATTTTATATTTTCTCAAGTCCAAAATCTCCAGTCGATTACTTAATTAAAATCTCCATACTTTAGCTTAATCAAAAAGAAGCCCCACATCTGACCCGAAGGGCAGTGTGGGATGAATTTTTGGGCGATGACGAATTGACCCACAACCAAATCAATCCGTAGGATTGACAGGACAGTGGGTCGATGAGGAATCGCCATTTTTGACGTTAAGCGAATCGATAAAATCCTCAATTACATTGGTCATAGTTTTATCATGTTGAGCCGAATATAAACGCAGTTTATTTAATCTCCGCTCGGATATTCTCAGATTCAATGATTTGTTTTTCATAAATGCCTATACAACGCCTGTACGTTTATGCTATCGTTTGTATAGGTCGAAGGCAAGGACAAAAAATGAAAATCTCATACCAGTACAAAATTAAACCAACTAAAGAACAGGCGGAAAAAATCAATAAAACACTGGAAATGTTGCGTTGTCAATATAACTATTTGTTGGCTCAAAGATTTGACTGGTATGAGATGAATCGTAGTCCTATTGATAGATGTCCATTAATTTGTCATCTGCCCGAATTAAAAGAACAGCCTAACTATTACAATCAAAAAGCATCTCTAGTTCAACTCAAATTAGATAGACCTTGGTACAAAGATATTCACTCTCAGGTACTTCAAGAAGTTCCTAAGAAAGTTGAATTGGCTTTTGATAGATGGTTAAAAGGTGACATTAATGGCAAGAAATCAGGTAGACCTAGATTCAAGGGTCAAGGACAATACAAAACTTTTACTTATACCCAATTTAAAAGACATCATTTTGTTAACAACAAAATCACGCTATCAAAAATTGGAGATATCAAGGTAATTGTTCATCGCCCAATACCCGTTGGATTTGACATCAAAACTGTATCTGTCACCAAAAAAGCGGATGGTTACTACATCACTCTCAGCCTTGATGACAAATCAGTTCCTACAGTTAAGCCTGACTTTAATCCTGACAATATTGTTGGTATTGATGTTGGCTTAATTGATTTCTATGTAGCTTCTGATGATTCTAGAATCAAAGCACCTAAATATCTACGCAAAGCTGAACGCTTGCTTAAATCATTGCAGCGTATGGTATCAAGGCGTAAAAAAGGTTCTAACAGACGCAAAAAAGCTATTAAAAAATTGGGTAAACAGCATAAAAAAGTGGCTGATACTCGTAAAGACTTCCACTTTAAAACAGCTAAATTACTACTTGATAAGTATGATGTTATAGCTGTGGAAAAATTGAATATCAAAGGACTCGTTAAAACTAAATTGGCTAAAAGTATTAATGATGCTGCTTGGAGTCAGTTTGTAACCATACTTTTAAACAAAGCCGAGAATGCTGGTTTAAAAGTAATAGCTGTAAATCCAAACGGTACTAGCCTTGAATGCTCTAACTGCGGTCACAAGGTCAAAAAGTCGTTATCTCAAAGAATGCACAATTGTCCTGTATGTCATGCAAGCTTGTGTAGAGATTTAAATGCGGCTATAAATATAAAGAACCGTGGGACACACGGTCTTAAAGCTCAGTCAATGTCCGGATTAGGAGTCGCTGAGAAGCCCACACTTACCCAAAGGGAAGTGTGGGAGATGTCACACAGTATCACCCTAGCACCAGGAGGTAGGAGCAAAGGACGCTTGTACAGTTAGCTTTTCAAACTTTTTCAACTGGATAGTTATTTTCGCCACGCTGCACTAGTACTTTTTATTGGAGAATATGGGCTGCAATAGAAAATAAGATACAACATTGTTGCATCCTACTTTCAACCTATATTCCAATGAACGGTTCAGCCTGTTTAGTCTTCGTCAAGCGCCGGAAAAGTTTCTTCCAGCTTCCACAACGTATCTTTATTTTCGATAAACCAAATCCGCGTTTCAGTAGTTAATTTACTCCAAACAACTTCAGCGGGAATGTGGGGAGATGCGTATTGATACTCCTCACCGAGTGATTTTAGATTAGCTGCTACATCACGGGGAATACCAAAGTCTTCCCAGTCAACTTTTAAACTTCTTCCAGAAAGCCCCGCAGTGGGGTCAAAAACTAATTGTGCAGTTCTGATTAAATCGGCAAAGTGTTGCGGTTTGAGTCCGATACTATCCTGCATTTGTAGTGATTCGTTATGCTCTTGAGACATGATCGCTGGAGTGGTGAAGGTTGGTGGTTAATTGAACTTACTGCCAGAGATTATCCCAGTGCCTCTAGTTTAGCGCGGAAAATCAAGTCATATCAATTCTGTGTGATCTAGCCACAAATTCAGATCCCCCCACCTGTGGTGACCCCCTAAGAAAGGGGGTAAAAGAGACCAGCTTCATCGAGAAATAGTATCAGTTTCAATAAAAACTGTAACGGCAGCTACTGCAATCAACATTTCATCATTTTTATCGTTGAGGGAAGGAATTGCTAGCCCGTCAACCACCATACCCCCAGATTCTACTGTGAGACTTTTCCGGCCAAAGGGGAGTTCAGCTAACACTTCTGCTTCCCGCACTTGTTCGGGATAGGGTACGGCTATCTTAACGAACACAATCATCTCATTGGGGTCACTCAACCCAGCTATTTCCATAATACCGAGTAAGGCGTTATGTGCGATCGCATTTCTGACTGCTCTAGCAGCTGCTACCGTCGGTTCCTGCCCATGCTGATCTACACCCATCCCCATTTCAATAATAAAACGTTTAAGAGCCATTAGCTATCTCCAATAAATGCTGCAACTTTGACTCTATCCCTTTCTGGAAACTAATATTAAAGTTTCTCTGATTAATCCACCAGGAAATTGAGTAAGTGGGCTGCAACGCGATTGTTAGGCTTCGGTTGTACAAAGACAAGTATCATCGGATCAAAATATCTTCAGCATATATCCCCCATGAACATCAACCGCCGCCAATTTATTGCCACATTGGGACTAACTACTTTAGCCACCCAAATTCCCCCAGTTGCTGCCCAAACTCAACTATCTCCAAACACCATTCTCAAACCACCCCGCCTACAAATAGGTGATACTGTAGGATTAATTTCTCCGGCGGGTATTATTGACCGCAAAGACATCACAGATGCACAGCAAACTTTAGCAAAATTAGGGTTAAAAATAAAAATTGGCAAGCATCTTTTAGACCGTTATGGCTATTTAGCAGGTACAGATATAGACCGTGCTCAAGATGTTAACAATATGTTTGCAGATCAGTCTGTCAAAGCAATTATTGCGATGCGCGGTGGCTGGGGTTGTAATCGCATTTTACCCCTAATTAATTATCCCCTCGTTCGCAAATATCCCAAGATTATTATCGGGTACAGTGATATTACTTCTTTATCATTAGCAATTAATGCTCGTAGTCGGGTAATTACTTTTCATGGGCCAGTCGCCACCTCTACCTGGAATCAATTTACAGTAGATTACTTCCAGCGCATTTTATTTGATGGTGAAGCAGTAACCATGCGAAACTTAAACAATGGAGAAGGGCAAGTTAAGGTAATTTCACCAGGAAAATCTCAGGGTAAACTGATTGGTGGAAACTTGTCTGTTTTAGCTGCGATGGTGGGTTCAAATTACCTACCTTCTTGGAGAGAAAGTATTTTATTTGTGGAAGATATCGGCGAAGATATTTATCGCATAGACCGAATGCTAACGCAGTTAAAAACCGCAGGCGTTCTCAATCAAATTGCTGGCTTTATCTTTGGACAATGCACTGATTGTAAACTCGGAGATGAACCATCATTTACCTTAACCCAAGTGTTGCAAGACCACATCCTGCCTTTAGGCATTCCTGCCTGGTATGGTTCGATGATTGGTCACATTAAAGACAAATTTACAGTGCCGGTGGGTGTAGAAGTTGAAATAGACGCTGATGCAGGAACAATTAGGATGTTAGAAGCGGCTGTAAGATGAATTAACTCACATTTCTAAAATCAATCATCGTCTGCCGATAAGCATCTGGTAATCCCGTATCAAAACACTTACCTTTGACCATATATCCAGTTATGCCTTCGGCTTGACGTAATCTCTCAAGACAGGATGTTAGCTGAAATTCGCCTCTTTCTCGAAAATTTTGATTGATCTGTTCTGCCAAAAAATCAAAAATTTGCGGCGTTAGTAAATATAAACCAAACATACATAAAAATTCATCGAGTGCCATACCTTCTACACGTAAGTGCTGGCGGGCATATTCAACAGTTGGCTTCTCATATATTTGGGTGAGGGAAAGCAGCGAGTTTAACTCTTGCCAAACTCCGGTGACA includes the following:
- a CDS encoding RNA-guided endonuclease InsQ/TnpB family protein; translation: MKISYQYKIKPTKEQAEKINKTLEMLRCQYNYLLAQRFDWYEMNRSPIDRCPLICHLPELKEQPNYYNQKASLVQLKLDRPWYKDIHSQVLQEVPKKVELAFDRWLKGDINGKKSGRPRFKGQGQYKTFTYTQFKRHHFVNNKITLSKIGDIKVIVHRPIPVGFDIKTVSVTKKADGYYITLSLDDKSVPTVKPDFNPDNIVGIDVGLIDFYVASDDSRIKAPKYLRKAERLLKSLQRMVSRRKKGSNRRKKAIKKLGKQHKKVADTRKDFHFKTAKLLLDKYDVIAVEKLNIKGLVKTKLAKSINDAAWSQFVTILLNKAENAGLKVIAVNPNGTSLECSNCGHKVKKSLSQRMHNCPVCHASLCRDLNAAINIKNRGTHGLKAQSMSGLGVAEKPTLTQREVWEMSHSITLAPGGRSKGRLYS
- a CDS encoding S66 peptidase family protein, yielding MNINRRQFIATLGLTTLATQIPPVAAQTQLSPNTILKPPRLQIGDTVGLISPAGIIDRKDITDAQQTLAKLGLKIKIGKHLLDRYGYLAGTDIDRAQDVNNMFADQSVKAIIAMRGGWGCNRILPLINYPLVRKYPKIIIGYSDITSLSLAINARSRVITFHGPVATSTWNQFTVDYFQRILFDGEAVTMRNLNNGEGQVKVISPGKSQGKLIGGNLSVLAAMVGSNYLPSWRESILFVEDIGEDIYRIDRMLTQLKTAGVLNQIAGFIFGQCTDCKLGDEPSFTLTQVLQDHILPLGIPAWYGSMIGHIKDKFTVPVGVEVEIDADAGTIRMLEAAVR
- a CDS encoding Lin0512 family protein encodes the protein MALKRFIIEMGMGVDQHGQEPTVAAARAVRNAIAHNALLGIMEIAGLSDPNEMIVFVKIAVPYPEQVREAEVLAELPFGRKSLTVESGGMVVDGLAIPSLNDKNDEMLIAVAAVTVFIETDTISR